The following are from one region of the Candidatus Hydrogenedentota bacterium genome:
- the flgG gene encoding flagellar basal-body rod protein FlgG, protein MIRSLFTASTGMIAQQMNIDTIAHNLANVNTTGFKKSRVNFQDLLYETIKPAGTQTANGTTIPEGIQIGHGVRPSSIAKLHTQGGSIQTGNPFDLAIEGEGFFQITLPDGTTGYTRDGAFKVNAEGQVLTADGYLLADNIVIPDDAEVVNIGPDGTVSVIQPGNVTTQVGNIELVRFPNPAGLDARLGRNLLMENDASGPPTPATPGLEGLGTLTQGFLENSNVQVVEEILQMIIAQRAYEANSKVIQTADEMLQTANNVRR, encoded by the coding sequence ATGATACGTTCACTGTTCACCGCATCCACCGGCATGATTGCCCAGCAGATGAACATCGACACCATCGCCCACAACCTGGCGAACGTGAACACCACCGGTTTCAAGAAGAGCCGCGTGAACTTCCAGGACCTTCTCTACGAGACCATCAAGCCCGCCGGAACCCAGACCGCCAACGGCACCACCATCCCCGAGGGCATCCAGATTGGCCATGGCGTGCGGCCTTCGTCCATCGCCAAGCTCCACACCCAGGGCGGCTCCATTCAGACCGGCAATCCCTTTGACCTTGCCATCGAGGGTGAAGGATTTTTCCAGATTACCCTGCCCGACGGCACAACGGGCTACACCCGTGACGGCGCCTTCAAGGTAAACGCCGAAGGTCAGGTGCTCACCGCGGACGGTTATCTGCTTGCGGACAACATCGTTATTCCCGACGACGCCGAAGTGGTAAACATCGGCCCCGATGGCACCGTTTCCGTCATCCAACCCGGCAACGTAACCACCCAGGTGGGCAACATCGAACTCGTTCGCTTCCCGAATCCCGCGGGCCTCGATGCCCGATTGGGCCGCAACCTGCTCATGGAAAACGATGCTTCCGGCCCGCCCACACCGGCCACGCCCGGTCTTGAAGGTCTGGGCACACTCACTCAGGGCTTCCTCGAAAACTCCAATGTGCAGGTGGTGGAAGAAATCCTTCAGATGATCATTGCGCAGCGGGCCTATGAAGCCAATTCCAAGGTAATCCAGACCGCCGACGAAATGCTTCAGACCGCCAACAACGTACGGCGTTAA
- the flgF gene encoding flagellar basal-body rod protein FlgF: protein MISGLYTAASGMIAVEQRQDIVANNLANAATPGYKRLQPVQLGFYEVLSPKMISPFHFNREAAPAGGVKGVETFTNLAPGSLRITEDPLSLAVTGPGYVVVNTPQGERYTRDGHFTMDAQGELATAEGYKVLGATGAPIAVSGAKITIDQDGTVRVDGADSGQIQIVEFQDPTRLEREGDNLYRASDEVLQQSGAATETALVQGALEMSNVQLPVEMTSMMLGLRAYEANQKVIQAIDGATSRLIDQVAAQ, encoded by the coding sequence ATGATTTCCGGCCTGTATACAGCGGCAAGCGGCATGATCGCCGTCGAGCAGCGGCAGGATATCGTGGCCAACAATCTGGCCAACGCGGCGACCCCCGGGTACAAACGATTGCAGCCCGTGCAGCTCGGCTTCTACGAAGTACTCTCGCCAAAAATGATTAGCCCCTTTCACTTCAACCGCGAAGCCGCACCGGCCGGCGGCGTGAAAGGCGTGGAGACCTTCACCAATCTTGCCCCGGGCTCCCTGCGGATCACGGAGGATCCGCTCAGCCTGGCGGTCACCGGGCCCGGCTATGTGGTGGTCAACACCCCCCAGGGCGAGCGCTATACACGGGACGGACACTTCACCATGGACGCCCAGGGCGAACTCGCCACCGCCGAGGGCTACAAGGTCCTCGGCGCAACCGGCGCCCCCATCGCCGTGTCCGGCGCCAAGATCACCATTGACCAGGACGGTACCGTCCGGGTGGACGGGGCGGACTCTGGACAGATTCAAATCGTTGAATTCCAGGACCCCACCCGACTGGAGCGGGAGGGCGACAATCTGTATCGGGCCAGCGACGAAGTTCTCCAGCAGAGCGGCGCGGCCACGGAAACGGCTCTGGTTCAAGGGGCCCTTGAGATGTCCAACGTCCAGCTTCCCGTTGAAATGACGAGCATGATGCTGGGTCTCCGCGCCTATGAGGCCAATCAGAAAGTTATTCAAGCCATAGACGGCGCGACCAGCCGTCTGATCGATCAGGTGGCCGCGCAGTAA